A single genomic interval of Macadamia integrifolia cultivar HAES 741 chromosome 6, SCU_Mint_v3, whole genome shotgun sequence harbors:
- the LOC122082047 gene encoding uncharacterized protein LOC122082047 — translation MQIACNSSDVVPLCQCNSIFSSTVPFRLAQLGAITTLNVVSDSPLLAKLHLSFSLGISETPDYPSVPVTSSPMVEIPWEEFLHSERLEEGEEECEVIDELEIPSQELLWITNKHRACAAVEEAVFQWSYALGWASLHLTTHSRVHGSIVRILDWWNPRHLIQLDSNESCSCEPSPAVKSALCTVAWAMDYSCDGGAICDAEGGAWSVARRARSMDVGGRGSGQPEMHMSDQAMRRLE, via the exons ATGCAGATTGCTTGTAATTCTAGCGATGTAGTTCCACTCTGCCAATGTAATAGCATATTTTCATCAACAGTACCTTTTCGGCTTGCACAG TTGGGGGCAATTACTACCCTGAACGTTGTTTCTGATTCTCCCCTACTAGCAAAGCTtcacctctccttctcccttggtATTTCAGAAACCCCAGATTACCCCTCTGTTCCAGTAACCTCATCGCCCATG GTGGAGATTCCCTGGGAAGAATTTCTTCATTCAGAGAGACttgaggaaggagaagaggaatgTGAAGTTATTGATGAA TTGGAGATTCCATCTCAGGAGCTGTTGTGGATCACGAACAAGCATAGGGCTTGTGCCGCGGTGGAGGAAGCTGTGTTTCAGTGGAGCTATGCTTTGGGTTGGGCTTCGCTCCATCTCACTACACATTCGAGAGTGCATGGCTCGATTGTCAGGATATTAG ATTGGTGGAACCCACGTCATCTTATTCAATTGGATTCAAATGAATCCTGCTCTTGTGAACCATCTCCAGCAGTTAAGAGTGCGTTGTGCACAGTGGCATGGGCTATGGATTATAGTTGTGATGGCGGTGCTATTTGCGATGCGGAGGGTGGAGCGTGGAGCGTGGCGCGTCGAGCACGGAGCATGGACGTGGGAGGCAGAGGGAGCGGTCAGCCAGAAATGCACATGAGTGACCAGGCTATGCGGAGGCTGGAGTAG
- the LOC122080621 gene encoding pentatricopeptide repeat-containing protein At1g80880, mitochondrial gives MALVKLAASIRRTQLQLLLPLILRSTLHPPFTSSRIIYSCYSSTSPSLLSPVWSHLHNYHFSSLDRSPHYDSSDFEAEGDEPSNPKEPGLDGFLEILEQARQFTSEGDAMAFLDESGVRPSVGLVYSAIWALRREPRLAFLAFNWGEKWGCKSPRVWELMIWVLGKKRSFSVAWNLIKDMHRSSMATQRAILIMIDRYAAANNPGKAIKTFLAMDMFRITPDSETFFTFLHTLCKHGNIEEAEEFMLQNKKLHPLETQSFNIILNGWCNISVDIIEAKRVWREMSSCCVTPDATSYTHMISCFSKVGYLFDSLRLYDEMKKRGWVPSLDVYNSLVYVLTQENCMTEALKLVDKIKEAGLQPDSTTYNSMILPLCEAQKQEEARHLMVNMVTKGINPTVVTYHAFIEGFNIEGALELLGEMREVGCGPNNHTFLLMLNNFFGLKQPENAVKIWMEMEKYMIIPDSACYIVLVQGLATCGWITKAREFYSEMRSRGFLDDPKLEKLLKDPEGGDKSQKEPKQKSDDIQAKRRRDKTRRRRMQRQRKIENSTT, from the exons ATGGCACTCGTCAAGTTGGCTGCAAGTATCAGAAGAACGCAATTACAACTCCTTCTTCCCCTTATCCTGCGTTCTACCCTTCACCCACCTTTCACTTCTTCACGGATTATATACTCTTGCTactcttctacttctccatctcTGCTCTCCCCTGTCTGGTCTCATCTCCATAATTACCATTTTTCATCACTTGATCGCTCTCCTCACTACGATTCAAGTGATTTCGAGGCAGAAGGAGATGAACCCAGCAACCCCAAAGAGCCAGGTCTTGATGGGTTTCTTGAAATACTCGAGCAGGCTAGGCAGTTCACCTCAGAAGGAGACGCCATGGCTTTTCTCGACGAGTCGGGTGTTCGACCCAGTGTAGGGTTGGTTTATTCTGCAATTTGGGCTTTAAGACGTGAGCCGCGATTGGCTTTTTTGGCTTTCAACTGGGGTGAGAAATGGGGTTGTAAGAGTCCAAGAGTTTGGGAATTGATGATCTGGGTACTGGGCAAGAAAAGGAGTTTTAGTGTCGCTTGGAACTTGATTAAGGACATGCATCGATCTTCAATGGCTACGCAGCGGGCAATATTAATCATGATTGACAG GTATGCAGCCGCCAACAATCCTGGCAAAGCGATCAAAACATTCCTGGCCATGGACATGTTCAGAATAACCCCTGattcagaaacatttttcaCTTTCCTCCATACTCTCTGTAAACATGGGAATATTGAAGAAGCTGAAGAGTTTATGCTTCAAAATAAGAAGCTCCATCCTTTGGAGACTCAAAGCTTCAACATAATTCTCAACGGGTGGTGTAATATCTCAGTTGACATAATTGAAGCCAAGAGAGTTTGGAGAGAAATGTCTAGCTGCTGTGTCACTCCAGATGCCACTTCCTATACCCATATGATTTCCTGTTTCTCAAAGGTTGGGTATCTCTTTGACTCGTTAAGACTCTACgatgaaatgaagaagaggGGCTGGGTCCCAAGCCTTGATGTCTACAATTCTCTTGTATATGTACTAACTCAAGAAAATTGCATGACAGAAGCTCTCAAACTTGTGGACAAAATTAAAGAAGCAGGCCTGCAACCAGATTCCACCACTTACAACTCCATGATACTTCCTCTTTGTGAAGCACAGAAGCAAGAGGAAGCAAGACACCTAATGGTTAACATGGTAACCAAGGGGATCAACCCAACGGTTGTTACCTATCATGCATTTATTGAAGGGTTTAATatagaaggagcattggaacTGCTTGGTGAGATGAGGGAAGTTGGTTGTGGTCCTAACAATCATACTTTTCTCCTAATGCTCAACAACTTCTTTGGATTGAAGCAACCAGAGAACGCAGTGAAGATTTGGATGGAAATGGAGAAGTACATGATAATACCTGATTCTGCCTGTTACATTGTACTGGTTCAAGGCCTGGCAACATGTGGATGGATAACGAAAGCTAGAGAGTTCTATTCTGAGATGAGATCAAGAGGATTCTTAGATGATCCTAAGCTTGAAAAGCTCTTGAAGGATCCAGAAGGAGGTGATAAATCTCAGAAAGAGCCAAAGCAGAAAAGTGATGATATCCAGGCCAAGCGTAGGAGGGATAAAACTAGGAGGAGGAGAATGCAGAGACAACGCAAGATTGAAAATAGCACcacttaa